The following are encoded in a window of Allosphingosinicella indica genomic DNA:
- a CDS encoding ATP-grasp domain-containing protein encodes MTRRVVILTPDPAGPEAAMRWPAVLDRNAAPLRALGYAVDHRPWTDAGDLTAADLVLPLLAWGYPKQPERWRDMVSGWKAASVRLANGPEVLRWNADKVYLGMLAERGAPVVPARYVDRVTPDEMAVAAAAFCTDKLVAKPRFSSGAWQTIRWSPGDPIDAGPTGAAIIQPFLPDIEAGGELSLLYFGGRFSHAIRKRPQPGDFRVQPEFDGIITRHEAAPDELAAAEAVLTAAGKPLLYARIDLVRHEGALLLIEMEAIEPDLYLEHDPAAGALFGQAVTERLG; translated from the coding sequence ATGACGCGGCGGGTCGTGATCCTCACGCCCGACCCGGCGGGGCCGGAAGCGGCGATGCGCTGGCCCGCAGTGCTCGACCGCAACGCCGCACCGCTCCGCGCGCTGGGCTATGCGGTGGACCATCGGCCCTGGACCGATGCGGGCGACCTTACCGCGGCCGATCTCGTGCTGCCGCTGCTCGCCTGGGGCTATCCCAAGCAGCCGGAGCGCTGGCGCGACATGGTATCGGGCTGGAAAGCGGCGAGCGTGCGCCTCGCCAACGGGCCGGAGGTGCTGCGCTGGAACGCCGACAAGGTCTATCTCGGCATGCTGGCGGAGCGCGGCGCACCGGTCGTTCCCGCGCGCTACGTCGATCGCGTCACGCCGGACGAGATGGCGGTCGCCGCCGCGGCGTTCTGCACCGATAAACTCGTCGCCAAGCCGCGTTTCTCCTCCGGCGCGTGGCAGACGATCCGCTGGTCGCCTGGCGATCCGATCGATGCGGGGCCGACGGGCGCCGCGATCATCCAGCCCTTCCTTCCGGATATCGAGGCGGGCGGCGAGCTGTCGCTGCTCTATTTCGGCGGCCGGTTCAGCCACGCGATCCGCAAGCGCCCGCAGCCCGGCGATTTCCGCGTCCAGCCCGAGTTCGACGGCATCATCACCCGGCACGAGGCGGCGCCGGACGAACTTGCAGCCGCGGAAGCCGTACTAACCGCGGCGGGCAAGCCGCTGCTCTATGCACGTATCGATCTCGTCCGGCACGAAGGCGCTCTGCTGCTCATCGAGATGGAGGCGATCGAGCCGGACCTCTATCTGGAGCATGATCCCGCCGCCGGGGCGCTGTTTGGCCAAGCGGTCACCGAACGGCTCGGCTGA